One region of Zootoca vivipara chromosome 7, rZooViv1.1, whole genome shotgun sequence genomic DNA includes:
- the TOR1AIP2 gene encoding torsin-1A-interacting protein 2 → MTLQPPNMDDIPPNTLQNETEETIEEKPSESNRVLLKMEPSGPSGCNTRLSSGSFSISGSSEDTDVVNPLGERTPCVTQVTRQYSLTEEENNLLNTALEQKMSSEDQQSLHSLEHPEGIKEELDSDGNLPETEKAGPPGCNIPVLPSSGADSLSDSFAPEDVAGSSDERAECSTQVALQDSPMEEKNSSPETIPQEKVSSQSQQREHSLDDPRDAKENLLDEERETVVQKPGGPGVERSLTEGHTGCKPEAEPWSEEASQQSARERPMEQHGNGFVSYGLILGAVVLLAAVFIGASGYLTSHTLNVPQNPVVEAFLSRFDPLKESFPGQRPYLWGRVRKVLQKHLNASHHTEPAILLLASAQEGKATLKCLSSQIADTYSSSLGGSTVQVDGASKSTLSSDRAKLAVDEELTSGFRGGGRAAVVHQFESLPAASTLIFYKYCDHESAAFRDVALILTVLLEDENLEPNVGLQLVEENVRDFLSAKFTNSDMPTSYDHMDTDKLSGLWSRISHLVLPVYPVQAIDDAGCPLQTRAQG, encoded by the exons ATGACTCTTCAGCCCCCAAATATGGACGATATCCCACCCAATACTCTACAAAATGAAACGGAAGAAACCATAGAGGAAAAGCCCTCGGAGTCTAACAGAGTTCTGCTGAAAATGGAGCCCAGTGGCCCTTCGGGATGCAACACAAGGCTTTCCTCAGGTTCGTTTAGCATATCTGGCAGTTCCGAAGATACAGATGTGGTAAACCCATTAGGTGAAAGGACTCCGTGTGTAACCCAAGTTACCCGGCAATATTCTCTCACAGAAGAGGAAAACAATTTGCTCAACACTGCTCTAGAACAAAAAATGAGCTCAGAGGACCAGCAAAGCCTGCACTCCTTGGAACATCCTGAGGGAATTAAAGAGGAATTAGATTCTGATGGAAATCTCCCGGAAACAGAGAAAGCTGGTCCTCCAGGATGTAATATACCGGTATTGCCTTCCTCAGGCGCAGATAGTTTATCAGACAGTTTTGCACCTGAAGATGTAGCAGGTTCCTCGGATGAAAGGGCTGAATGTTCAACCCAAGTTGCCCTACAGGATTCTCCAATGGAAGAGAAGAACAGTTCACCCGAAACCATCCCTCAGGAAAAAGTGAGTTCACAGAGCCAGCAAAGGGAACACTCCTTGGACGACCCTCGTGATGCAAAAGAGAATCTGTTGGACGAGGAAAGAGAAACAGTTGTTCAAAAGCCTGGAGGCCCTGGGGTGGAAAGATCTTTGACTGAAG GGCACACGGGATGCAAACCAGAGGCTGAGCCCTGGTCAGAAGAGGCAAGCCAGCAGAGCGCAAGAGAACGACCGATGGAGCAGCATGGTAATG GTTTTGTGTCCTATGGGcttattctgggagctgtggtgcTTTTGGCTGCTGTTTTCATAGGCGCCTCTGGCTACCTCACTTCTCACACCCTGAATGTGCCCCAAAACCCAGTTGTGGAGGCCTTCCTGTCGAGATTTGACCCACTGAAGGAGAGCTTCCCGGGTCAGAGACCTTACCTGTGGGGACGGGTCCGGAAAGTCCTGCAGAAACACCTCAATGCTTCCCACCACACGGAGCCAGCTATCCTGCTCCTTGCCTCTGCTCAGGAAGGCAAAGCAACTTTGAAGTGCCTGAGCTCCCAGATTGCCGATACCTACTCCTCATCCCTCGGCGGCAGCACGGTCCAGGTGGATGGAGCATCGAAATCCACTCTCAGCAGCGATAGGGCCAAGCTGGCTGTCGACGAGGAGCTCACCTCTGGCTTCCGTGGAGGGGGGAGGGCGGCCGTGGTGCATCAGTTTGAGTCGCTGCCTGCGGCTTCCACCCTGATCTTTTACAAGTACTGCGACCACGAGAGCGCAGCTTTCAGAGACGTGGCGCTCATTTTGACAGTCTTGCTGGAGGATGAGAACCTGGAGCCTAATGTTGGCCTGCAGCTTGTGGAAGAAAACGTGCGGGACTTCCTCTCGGCCAAGTTCACAAACTCAGACATGCCCACATCCTACGACCACATGGACACGGACAAACTGAGTGGGTTGTGGAGCCGCATATCCCACCTGGTCCTGCCAGTCTACCCAGTACAAGCCATAGATGATGCTGGTTGCCCTTTGCAAACTAGAGCCCAGGGCTGA